The Budorcas taxicolor isolate Tak-1 chromosome 16, Takin1.1, whole genome shotgun sequence genome includes the window GCTGATATCTGAGAAGGAGGCACTTCTCAGCTGGTGTTGGGGAGAAGACAAGGAGGCTGGTTCTACAAGTGTTGGAATAACTGCAACTGGATTCAACTGAGGTTTCTGGAATTTCCAACTGCTGCTACCAGGATGAAGCAGCAGGAGGAGGTGACACCAACAGGACAGGAACAAGCAGGAAGTAAACCAAGACAAGTCTCTCCTTTTTCCTCCAGCCAGCAGTTTCCCTCTAGGCCCCTGTTGAAAGAACCTGACCAGAGCCAGTTGGCAAAGCAGAAATGTGGTTTGCAGTCAGCAATAGCAGCGTGGGGGCTTtcttggtgtctcagtggtaaagaaaccacctgccaatgcagggttcaACTCCTAATCAggaaagattccatatgctgaggagcaactaagcctgtgtgccgcaactcctgagcttgtgctctagaatCCAGGAGTCAAACCTACCGAGTccatgtgttgcaactactgcagcccatgtgccctagagcctctgctccactgcaagagaagccaccacaataagaagcctgcacaccccaaTTAGAGAATAGCTCCCACtccctgaaactagagaaaaaagcCTGCaaagaagatccagcacagccaaatacaaataaatacatttcattaaaaaaaaagaatagcaaagTGGGTCTGGAGCTTGGTCAACTGGCAGAGTAGGACTGAAGGTACACCTAGAGTACTCAGCATGGAGAGTATCCTAACACCACTGTAAGCTAGGCTTGGGCTTCTGATAGGTGACTATATGGCAGGTGGATGCAGGGACTGGAGGGTGTGTGCAAGTGAGTGATTATAATGCAGGACCCTGGACTGGAACTGGtaatgttgcaggaagggggactccTTCCAGGGCCAGAGAGTGGTCTTGTCTATCACTGAGAAATGAACTGTCTGAGGAGACATGTGCTGACAacgcaagagactttattgggaaggggtgccCGGGCAGAGAGCAGCAGAGTAAGGGATCCCAGGAGGACTGCTccgccacatggcttgcagtcttgaGTTTTATGGTGACGGGACTAGTTTTTGGGTTGTTACTGATTGAAACACTCAGATCTCAATCACTGTGATtgagggtccttcctggtggcacatgcatcactcagccaagatggattccagcaaggaggattctgggaggttggtaggatacgtggtgtctccttttgacttaCCCGAAAttattctggttggtggtggcttgttagttttgtttttaccaGGATGTCATCTCATAAAATAAATCATGCAAATaattactatggtgcctggctaAAGCGGGCGGTTCCAAtcagtgtttcccctaacagCAAGGACATGAGGGACTGAAAGTAGTCCAGTGAGTGGAACGGTAGATCTGGGGATGAAGATCCCTTGCCACTCAACTTTGGTCCGTGGactagtagcagcagcagtatctccTGAGAGCTCTCATGAAGCGCAGAATCTCAGGCCAATGAGCCCCACTGAATTGGAATCTGGAATGAGATTCCCAGAGGATTCCTGTCTGTATGTCAGTATGGGGAGCGCTGGCAGACGAATTTTTGAAGCGGGGAAACTAGAAGGGATgaaggacttcccagatggcgctagtgataaagaacctgcctgccaatgcaggagacctaagagattcaggttcgatccctgggtgggcccacttcagtattcttgcctggagaatccctcggacagaggagcctgtcgggctacagtccatagggtctcagagagtcggacacgactgaagcggcttagtaCGCACCAGAAGAGATGAGCTGGAAAGAGGATGATCCGAGGATGGGCAGCTTGAGCCTGAGGTGGTGGAGAGTGTAACTGCAGCCTAAAGGGCTAGCACCGGGAGGCAGCCCCTGCGCACCCGCTTCCTGACTGGGACTGTGGGTAGGAAGAAGCCAAGTGCTCTCGGACATTGGGACCCCAAATTAGGCCTCACCTCCCCAAGTTAGTGGGTTCGATTCCCATCCCACTACCTGGTTATTGATGGTTTATTGaatctctttattcatttttttaaagactgtcaAAAGTAGAGCGAACCCCTTTATTTAAAATACTCTTCGGGCTCGTCTAATCAGGCTTCCCCCCTCCGATCCTTCGCAGTGGGACAGGCTACTcggcttcctccctccccctacaATACTAGGTGGGAGGGGCGTGGGACGATGGGTTTTTGCATTCAGGTAAAAACAATCGCTCCCCGAGAGTACAGAACGGGGCGAGACAGTGGCTACCGAGGGGCGTGGCGGAGAGATTAGTACGGCCTGAGCCCTGCGTGCTCTGCGCGCTGCGGCCTCTTTGCGTCTGCGTAGTTCGCTCACCTCCCTTTCTGCCTCCGCTGCCGCCATGGCGCCTGTGGTTAGTATGGCTCCGCGTGAGGCCTCGGCTCTGGGGGAGGCACGTGGGCTTCACCGGCTCGGCCCCTACCTGGCTCTTGGCGGACGGCGCTCAGCATCGTCCTACCGGGGCCTGGCTAGCAGGCCGGCCGGAGTGAGCCAGTGTGGCCGCCGATCCCCGCAAGTTGTGGGCGGAGGAGGCCGCGGCCCGAGGCTCGAGGGGGAGATCTGGGGCTTTCGGAAGCCGCCGATCGGGCTGGGGCTCCTGCCTGTGGTCAGCAGGGAGCTGGGGGACTGAGATTGCAGCCTGGGCTGGTCAGCGATCCTTGGAGCCGGCGTAAGGCAGCCGAGGCCTGGGCCCGGTTACCTGGgcggagggaggggaaggaggggaccTGCCACTCTCGGGGACCGTGCGCAACCGGAAAGCCTATTCCGGGACTCGGGATCAGTGGCAGGGTCCACGAACGGAGGCCTCGCTGGCCAGATTTCACGAGGAAGCCTGGGCTAGAGGACCCTTTCGCGTCTCCGGAGGAAGTTAGATCTTCAGGGCGCAGCTCTGCAGATCCTTTCTGGTGTCCGGCGAGGGCCCAGTTGGATTCTGTGTCGGCCAGGCTGAGTCTGAGCCGTGTGGCGCCCTCATGTCACTGGCTGCAGATGGTCTCCTCCCAGGTTACTTGGAGAAAGTTTCCCTACTCTTCTTTGTTGGGACACCTTTATTAACAGTTTGGGCTCATCTCTAGCTTTCTGCCTAGGTGGGCCTTTAATGCTTTTAGGCGTTTGTATGTTTTTGATTTAAAACCATCGTGTGGTGGGTGTGGAGCCCATATCCTGCCGGCAGCCCCTTTGATTGTTACTAGGAAGACATGTTAGGAAGGAGTGACTTTTGTCGAAGCCTAAGTGTTTGAAAAATTCATCCAGTTAATACAAGTTTTAGGTGAAGCTCTTTGAGACAGGAAAGGATGTGAAATGTGTTCTTGCAACTACAGGTAAGTATGTTGtccaagtgcttttttttttttttaaattggagttgGAATTTGTAGAGGGAGAATATTTATATAAGGATCTTTGTGAGAATGAAGGAGCTGGAACCTTGTAGCTAAACTGGTGGTTTGAAAGTGCTCATTCAGAGATTAAATCAGTCAAAAGACCAGAAATTGTCAACAGCTAAACCCTTGTTCCATTTGGGGTTAGATGGGCTGCTAAGACGTGTGGTTCTGGTCACTGTCCTGAGAAAGTAGATGAGACAGGATGAAGggaaaaaacagataaactggATTGCCCCTGAGTCGGAAAAGTTAGGACATGTATTCAATTCAGATTAAAACTGTTTTAGGTATGAAAGGCATTTTCATGCCTGTGCCTTAATCCTGGAGGAAAACAAGTGagtatttattttggaaattttagagTGAATAAAAGGAAAcgtttcttttattttagttctTAAGCTAACAGACCTTCCATTATTCCCCTGGAAACTAGGGATGCTGGAAAGTGTAAGTGGGAAAAGAGTGCTGTAATGAGTTTCCTCTTCTAGAGGGCATGACCCCAGAGCAGCATCTTGAGTATTATCCATCCTCCATCCTTGGCGCCCTTGCAGGGAACAGAATCCCATGGTTTTTGCATTTGTGTGTACTTTTACAACTCTGGTCTTTCcacttctgttaattttttttgtttttgactggTTATGCGTTTATCTCtctcatttgtatccttttcttAGAAAAAGCTTGTGGCGAAGGGGGgcaaaaaaaagaagcaagtcCTAAAATTCACTCTGGACTGTACCCACCCTGTAGAAGATGGAATCATGGATGCCGCCAATTTTGTAAGTTAGCCCCCTGATGCCACCCTGGACAGTAGCGAACCCTTTTGGATATTGTTGAGAAGACATACTGGAGCCTGTTTGTTTGCAGGCTCAGGCTGCTCTGCAGTTCTTGCTGTTGGGTTCGACTCTGGATCTCTGTTTGGTTCTGGTTCTAAGCCTTGCTTTCTCAGGGATGTGACGGTGGTGAAGAATAAAGGAGATGCACTGGAGCAAGTCACTGCCAGAGGGCCTCATTTTCTTCTTCGGTTTCCAAAAAGAGTTTACTTAAAATTTATCAGGTGAACTTCTTTGGATCCAGCATCTCCTCTGCACTTAGGTGTGTTTAGGTGTAAGCTTGGCCCTGACACTGACCTTTTGGGCCCAGGGGCTGCCTGTGCCCTGGGCCTGATGCTTGGTTCTGGGGCCTTGGACAGAGGACAGCATCTCCTTGAGCTTTCTGTTGTATTAAGCATCAGAGCTTCAGTATTCGTGTGAAAATATCCTGCTTGCTGATTTGTAGTTGTGGCTTGGTTTTTTACAGACCTTGCTCTGTACTGATATTTTTGCCCTCATGTTGGCCCCATCCCCCAATACTTCTCTATTTCACCTAAATCTAGAAGAATGAACCCAACCGCCGCATTTTGGAATCTGCAACTTGGTTTTGGCATTTTACACTTTTACTCTCCATAGCCAAGCAGAGCTTGGGGGAGTTCAGACATACTGTTGTGCAGAGCCCTAAGTTGACATTTTCTCTTCAGTCTCCAGAGGTCAACTATTGCCAAGATAATATCATTACAACaagaataattttcaaattaaaaaattagcaGCTTGGCCTGTGGCCACGACTTACAAAGTGTGGTGTCTGGGTAGCCTGTAGTTGACTGCCCTCTTGTAGATGCCTGCGGTGGCCCTGGCCTGGCCTGCAGGAGGTCCCTCCCTGGCTCCGTGTTCCTTCTGTCTTCTTGCTTTTCTCCGGGGCCTCTTGTCCCTCCTAACTTGTAGCTTCTTCCACATTGTGTCTGATGGCCCTGTTCTGTTATTATTCCCTCCACTGTCTCTCAATATGTGTATATGACTGTCTTCCTTTTAGGTGCCTCCTTTGGATAGAAAACAGGAGTTGTTTATGAGTCTTAAGACACGAAAGTCAAGATTTCTGACCTCATCACACCTCCTGTAGACAGTTAACATATtgtatattggtgttttttttttggctgtgttgtgcagcatttgggatcttagttccctgaccagggattgagtccaTGTTCCCTATAATGGAAGTTCAGAGTCCTAATATCAGCAGGAAAGTCCCCAGATTGGAGTTTTTAAATAGAGGACTGTAGGGATGGGAGCTGAAGGGCCTTCTTGTCATTGCAATATCAAGAAAACCATAAAAGTCCTCCTTTTTGGTCCAAGAGGTGAATGATCAGCCCAGGCTTCCTCTGGGATTTTCCTAGAGTCCCATCTCTGGGCTTCTGGGCCAGTGTCCCTCCTGCTGTTCAGTGCTGGTGCACGTGGCCCCTCAGCAGATAGATATGTAATTGCTCTGGTTGCTGTATGTTTTTGTTCTTCTGCTTGGTTGAAGATTTATTTTCTCCGATCACACCGAGGACAGTGCTTTACATGTCTTAGGTTCAGAGGCTGCTTGCCATTTTGGTTGCCTATATCTACAGTTGTAAGTTTGGGCCTAGGTTTCCTGTCTACTCTTTACCCTTGACCCAAGAGTCAGAGACTGAACATATAACCAGCTATATGCTTAGAGATAGgagtataaaaaaatattttgggacTTTTGGGATGGTCCAATGATTAGTGCTCcatgcctccaatgcaggggttgtgggttcgatccctggtcagagaactaagatcccacatgccatgtggcgtggccaaaaaattaaaaataagtagtgTGTGaaagtggttcagtcatgtccagctttttgcgaccccatggactatacagtccatggaattttctaggccagaatactggagtgggtagcctttcccttctccaggggatcttcccaaccccgggattgaacccaggtctcccgcattgtagatggattctttaccagaagaagagaaattaaATCGAAAAGTGTTTTGCTGGTGATGTGAGTGAACTAGTCTCCTTACTAACTGGTCCATTTGATGATTTCTACAGGAGCAGTTTCTTCAGGAGAGGATCAAGGTGAATGGAAAAGCTGGCAACCTGGGTGGCGGTGTTGTAACAATCGAAAGAAGCAAGAGCAAGATTACTGTAACTTCCGAGGTGCCCTTTTCCAAAAGGTATGGGAAGGAGAGGCATTACTTGTCCATGTCCTCAGCTAAGGttcccacccaccctggccaggaagGTTGCTCCCTGCAGAGTCATTTGCTTTGTGGTTGCCTGTGTTAACTTCTGGAGCAGTGTCCAGTGTGAGGGGTGGTGAATGAACGAATGTTACTGTGGTAGTTAAAAGTATTCACCTCTTGGTAGTTTTCTGCAGTTTAGTTTTCCACAGCCTAAAGCAGTggtcctcaacctttttggcaccagggaccagttttctggaagacagtttttccatggcgGGGGGAATGGTTCTGGCAGTAATACAAGCCATGGGGAACTTTGCTGTCTGGCCTGCTGCTCACATCCTGCTCTGTGGCCCACTTCCTTTCAGGCTTCGGACCAGACAAGTCTCACGGCCTGGGGTTTGGGGACCTTTGGGCTAAAGGATTTCCAGCAGTAAAGATGCTCAGACTTGCTTAGACTGTATTCTTAAAAGTGAGCCTTCCTTTGCCTCTAGATCACTTTGaagagctttcatttttattttaattgtttttttttccttttgttcagttgctaagtcgtatcccagtcttttcgaccctgtggactgcagcaacaCTAggcttttttttcctgtaaatgcTACCAGAATTAGATGAGGGATCAGAAGTCTCAGTTTAGACTGAAGCCACCTCATTTAATTCCTGTAGgcccatttattttttttgtccatACCACGTGGttggcaggatcttagttgccaGACCAGAGAATGAACCCTtagccttggcagtgaaagtgctgtgtcctaaccactggaccaccagggaattcccctttgCTTATGTTTTTAACTAAATCAATCAGCAAATGACTGGGTCCCTTCA containing:
- the RPL22 gene encoding 60S ribosomal protein L22, whose protein sequence is MAPVKKLVAKGGKKKKQVLKFTLDCTHPVEDGIMDAANFEQFLQERIKVNGKAGNLGGGVVTIERSKSKITVTSEVPFSKRYLKYLTKKYLKKNNLRDWLRVVANSKESYELRYFQINQDEEEEEDED